One stretch of Alcaligenes aquatilis DNA includes these proteins:
- a CDS encoding PqiC family protein, protein MMSRFLISVAFAGLLTACASTTPTYYTLQTAHAAPAAAAPSTQAWKGFQLRRMDMPAQLDRRAFVLTQAAGGQVNLLNDSQWASPLPDEMSLALVSGLQDRLSVPQLASTAAKTPHWQIDVLVQRFESVYGERATLELSWTLTPIGFEGKTQQCRWLDSEPASTVPELVQAHRQLQQRWADALAAQMQGKSVPAMLGKAMICVS, encoded by the coding sequence ATGATGTCCCGTTTTCTGATTTCCGTGGCGTTTGCCGGTTTGCTGACGGCTTGCGCCTCGACCACGCCTACTTACTACACCTTGCAAACCGCCCATGCCGCTCCGGCGGCTGCAGCCCCATCCACACAAGCATGGAAGGGCTTTCAGTTGCGGCGTATGGATATGCCCGCCCAGTTGGATCGCCGAGCCTTTGTGCTGACGCAGGCGGCCGGTGGACAGGTTAATTTGCTGAACGATAGCCAGTGGGCATCGCCTTTGCCCGATGAAATGTCCCTGGCTTTGGTGTCCGGTTTGCAGGATCGCCTGAGCGTTCCTCAGTTGGCCAGTACCGCTGCGAAAACACCTCACTGGCAGATTGATGTGTTGGTGCAGCGCTTTGAGTCTGTCTATGGCGAACGCGCCACCCTGGAATTGAGCTGGACCTTGACGCCAATTGGTTTTGAGGGGAAAACCCAACAGTGCCGCTGGCTGGACTCCGAGCCGGCGTCTACTGTTCCAGAACTGGTGCAGGCACATCGTCAATTGCAGCAGCGCTGGGCCGATGCGCTGGCAGCTCAAATGCAAGGCAAATCTGTTCCTGCGATGTTGGGCAAGGCCATGATCTGCGTGAGTTAA
- the sodB gene encoding superoxide dismutase [Fe], translated as MAFTLPALPYELNALEPHISKETLEFHYGKHHQAYVTNLNNLVAGTEFENASLEDVVKKSSGGVFNNAAQVWNHTFYWNSLSPNGGGAPTGKLADAINAKWGSFDAFKEAFTKSAVGNFGSGWTWLVKKADGSLDIVNTSNAGTTLTSDDVALITCDVWEHAYYIDYRNARPKYLEIFWNLVNWDFAAKNLG; from the coding sequence ATGGCATTCACTCTTCCAGCTCTTCCATACGAACTCAACGCCCTTGAGCCACACATCTCCAAAGAGACTTTGGAGTTTCACTACGGTAAGCACCATCAGGCTTACGTCACCAACCTGAACAACCTGGTTGCTGGCACCGAATTTGAAAATGCTTCCCTGGAAGATGTGGTCAAGAAATCCTCCGGTGGCGTGTTCAATAACGCTGCTCAGGTTTGGAACCACACTTTCTACTGGAACAGCCTGTCCCCTAACGGTGGCGGCGCTCCTACCGGCAAACTGGCCGATGCCATCAATGCCAAATGGGGCAGCTTTGATGCCTTCAAAGAAGCCTTCACCAAGTCTGCTGTTGGCAACTTTGGTTCGGGCTGGACCTGGTTGGTCAAAAAGGCCGACGGTTCCCTGGATATCGTCAACACCAGCAACGCTGGCACGACCCTGACTTCCGATGACGTTGCCCTGATCACCTGTGATGTGTGGGAACACGCCTACTACATCGACTACCGCAATGCCCGTCCCAAGTACCTGGAAATTTTCTGGAACCTGGTGAACTGGGATTTTGCCGCCAAAAACCTGGGTTAA
- the pcaF gene encoding 3-oxoadipyl-CoA thiolase encodes MSQDAFICDAIRTPFGRYGGSLSAVRADDLGAVPIAALIKRNPQVDWSKLDDVMYGCANQAGEDNRNVARMSALLAGLPVDVPGVTLNRLCGSGLDAIGSAARAIRAGDASFILAGGVESMSRAPFVMGKAESAFSRSANIYDTTIGWRFINKAMKEQYGVDSMPETAENVAQQFNVSRADQDVFALNSQLRAAAAQEAGILAEEITPVIIAQRKGDPIVVDKDEHPRATTLESLTRLKPVVRADGTVTAGNASGVNDGACALLVADKATVQAQGLTPRARVVAMAFAGVEPRIMGIGPAPASQKVLALAGLTLDQMDVIELNEAFAAQGLAVTRMLGLADNDPRVNPNGGAIALGHPLGASGARLAIAAINQLHRTGGRYALCTMCIGVGQGVALILERV; translated from the coding sequence ATGAGTCAGGACGCCTTTATTTGTGACGCAATTCGTACGCCTTTCGGACGTTATGGCGGTTCGCTGTCCGCTGTGAGGGCGGATGACTTGGGTGCAGTGCCTATCGCCGCGCTGATCAAGCGCAATCCGCAAGTCGATTGGTCCAAGTTGGACGATGTAATGTACGGTTGCGCCAACCAGGCGGGTGAGGACAACCGTAACGTGGCACGCATGTCCGCGCTGCTAGCCGGTCTGCCCGTGGACGTACCTGGTGTGACTTTGAACCGGTTGTGCGGCTCCGGCTTGGACGCGATTGGTTCGGCTGCTCGCGCGATTCGCGCTGGCGATGCCTCCTTCATCCTGGCTGGTGGTGTAGAAAGCATGAGCCGCGCTCCCTTCGTGATGGGCAAGGCTGAATCGGCGTTCTCCCGTAGCGCCAACATTTATGACACCACGATTGGCTGGCGTTTCATCAACAAGGCCATGAAAGAGCAGTACGGTGTGGATTCCATGCCTGAAACGGCTGAAAACGTCGCCCAGCAGTTCAATGTGTCCCGTGCAGACCAGGACGTCTTTGCCCTGAACAGCCAACTGCGTGCTGCTGCGGCTCAAGAAGCGGGCATTCTGGCTGAAGAAATCACCCCCGTGATCATTGCCCAGCGCAAGGGCGATCCCATTGTGGTGGACAAGGACGAGCATCCGCGTGCCACGACTCTGGAGTCCCTGACTCGTCTGAAGCCTGTCGTGCGTGCCGATGGCACCGTGACGGCCGGTAATGCCTCGGGTGTGAACGACGGCGCTTGCGCGCTGCTGGTCGCCGACAAGGCAACGGTTCAAGCTCAGGGTCTGACTCCACGCGCTCGTGTGGTGGCCATGGCCTTTGCGGGTGTCGAGCCTCGTATCATGGGTATTGGGCCAGCACCGGCCAGCCAGAAAGTCCTGGCCTTGGCCGGCCTGACACTGGATCAAATGGATGTGATCGAGCTGAACGAAGCCTTTGCCGCTCAAGGCTTGGCGGTAACTCGTATGTTGGGTCTGGCTGATAACGATCCGCGTGTGAACCCGAACGGGGGCGCAATTGCTCTGGGTCATCCTTTGGGTGCCAGTGGTGCGCGTCTGGCAATTGCAGCCATCAACCAATTGCACCGCACAGGCGGTCGCTACGCCCTGTGCACCATGTGTATTGGCGTCGGACAGGGCGTGGCTTTGATTCTTGAGCGCGTCTAA
- the bfr gene encoding bacterioferritin: protein MQGNPEVLDYLNQLLRGELAARDQYFIHSRFYEHLGFTQLYERMNHEMEEETQHADALIRRILMLDGIPDMRPNAFEPGKDVVGMLRKDLELEYEVRAALQKGIELAESASDFVTRDIILAQLRDTEEDHTYWLEKQLGLIEKVGLEDYQQSQM from the coding sequence ATGCAAGGTAATCCCGAAGTCCTCGACTATCTGAATCAATTGCTGCGCGGCGAACTCGCCGCGCGTGACCAGTACTTTATTCATTCCCGCTTTTATGAGCATCTGGGTTTCACGCAGCTTTACGAGCGCATGAACCACGAAATGGAGGAAGAAACCCAGCACGCTGACGCCCTGATCCGTCGCATCCTGATGCTCGACGGTATTCCCGACATGCGCCCCAATGCGTTTGAGCCCGGCAAAGACGTAGTCGGCATGTTGCGCAAGGACCTGGAGCTGGAATATGAGGTTCGCGCTGCTTTGCAAAAGGGCATTGAACTGGCCGAATCCGCCAGCGACTTTGTCACCCGCGACATTATTCTGGCCCAGTTGCGCGATACGGAAGAAGACCATACCTACTGGTTGGAAAAACAATTAGGTCTGATCGAGAAAGTGGGTCTGGAAGATTACCAGCAATCCCAGATGTAA
- the clpA gene encoding ATP-dependent Clp protease ATP-binding subunit ClpA, producing the protein MISEELEVSLHMAFVEARAARHEFITVEHLLLSLLDNASTLEVLKACAADIDALRQNLRKFISENTPTFPGEGEVDTQPTLGFQRVIQRAIMHVSSSNSGKNVVSGANVLVAMYGEKDSHAVYYLQQQGVSRLDVVNFLSHGITKANPEPAAPEPPKAAAAAEADTRSDAQKSPLDLYATDLNTEASLGRIDPLIGREKEVERVIQVLCRRRKNNPLLVGEAGVGKTAIAEGLALRIQRGDVPDILSEARVYALDMGALLAGTKYRGDFEQRLKAVLKQLKETAQSILFIDEIHTLIGAGSASGGTLDASNLLKPALSSGQLKCLGATTYSEYRGIFEKDHALSRRFQKIDVAEPTVEQTIQILRGLKSSFEEHHGVRYSAAALTAAAELSARYINDRFLPDKAIDVIDEAGAAQRLLPRSKQKKVIGKADIQATVSRIARIPPQTVSSDDRNKLATLARDLKSVVFGQDVAIDALAAAIKMARSGLGLPDKPIGSFLFSGPTGVGKTEVARQLAFVLGVELLRFDMSEYMERHTVSRLIGAPPGYVGFDQGGLLTEAVTKQPHCVLLLDEIEKAHPDVYNILLQVMDHGTLTDNNGRKADFRNVILIMTTNAGAEALNKTSIGFTQPQRSGDEMQDIKRHFSPEFRNRLDAIIGFKPLSRDIILRVVDKFLMQLENQLHEKRVEVSFSDALREHLAAKGFDPAMGARPMHRLIQDTIRRALADELLFGRLVDGGQVEVDLDENGEVVLEYPSSGPDEPGSKTSSRPEPELVD; encoded by the coding sequence ATGATCTCCGAAGAACTTGAAGTCAGTCTACACATGGCCTTTGTCGAGGCTCGTGCCGCGCGCCATGAATTCATCACGGTAGAGCATCTGCTGTTGTCCCTGCTCGATAACGCCTCCACGCTGGAAGTGTTGAAAGCATGTGCTGCCGATATTGATGCACTGCGCCAGAATCTGCGTAAATTCATTAGCGAAAATACGCCCACTTTCCCTGGTGAAGGCGAGGTTGACACCCAACCCACGCTGGGATTTCAGCGAGTGATACAACGTGCCATCATGCACGTATCGTCCAGCAACTCCGGTAAAAACGTGGTTTCCGGCGCGAATGTGCTGGTGGCGATGTACGGGGAAAAAGACTCTCATGCGGTGTATTACCTGCAGCAACAAGGTGTCTCGCGCCTGGATGTCGTCAATTTTCTCTCGCACGGCATCACCAAGGCCAATCCGGAGCCCGCCGCTCCCGAGCCTCCCAAGGCCGCTGCGGCGGCGGAAGCGGATACCCGCTCGGACGCCCAGAAGTCGCCACTGGATCTGTATGCCACGGACCTGAACACTGAAGCCAGCCTGGGTCGTATTGACCCCTTGATTGGCCGTGAAAAGGAAGTGGAGCGCGTCATCCAAGTTCTGTGCCGTCGCCGCAAGAACAATCCCTTGCTGGTGGGTGAGGCTGGCGTGGGTAAAACCGCGATTGCTGAAGGCCTGGCCCTACGCATTCAGCGTGGTGATGTGCCGGACATTCTTAGCGAAGCGCGTGTTTATGCGCTGGACATGGGGGCCTTGCTGGCCGGTACCAAGTATCGGGGCGACTTCGAGCAACGCTTGAAAGCGGTGCTCAAGCAGCTCAAGGAAACAGCGCAGTCCATTTTGTTTATCGACGAGATCCACACCCTGATCGGAGCCGGTTCGGCTTCGGGCGGTACGCTGGATGCGTCCAATCTGCTCAAACCTGCGCTGTCCTCCGGTCAGCTCAAATGTCTTGGAGCAACCACGTACTCGGAATACCGAGGGATTTTCGAGAAAGACCACGCCTTGTCGCGTCGTTTCCAGAAAATTGATGTGGCCGAGCCCACGGTGGAACAGACCATCCAGATTTTGCGTGGTTTGAAGTCCAGTTTTGAAGAGCACCACGGGGTGCGTTATTCGGCGGCTGCCCTGACCGCGGCGGCGGAGTTGTCTGCCCGTTACATTAACGATCGCTTTTTGCCTGATAAGGCTATCGATGTAATCGACGAGGCCGGTGCGGCGCAGCGTCTGCTGCCACGCTCCAAGCAGAAAAAGGTTATCGGCAAGGCGGACATCCAGGCGACGGTATCGCGTATTGCCCGCATTCCTCCCCAGACCGTTTCCAGCGACGATCGCAATAAGTTGGCAACCTTGGCACGCGATCTGAAATCGGTGGTGTTTGGTCAGGATGTGGCGATTGACGCCCTGGCAGCGGCCATCAAGATGGCGCGCTCCGGCTTGGGTCTACCCGACAAACCCATCGGTTCCTTCCTATTCTCCGGCCCGACCGGCGTGGGTAAAACCGAAGTGGCGCGTCAGTTGGCCTTCGTGCTGGGGGTAGAGCTACTGCGCTTTGATATGTCCGAGTACATGGAGCGTCACACCGTGTCGCGCCTGATCGGTGCGCCTCCCGGCTATGTGGGCTTTGACCAGGGCGGTTTGCTGACCGAAGCGGTTACCAAACAGCCGCACTGCGTACTGTTGTTGGACGAGATCGAGAAAGCGCACCCGGACGTCTACAACATCCTGCTGCAAGTGATGGATCATGGCACGCTGACGGATAACAATGGCCGCAAGGCAGATTTCCGTAACGTCATCCTGATCATGACCACCAACGCGGGTGCCGAAGCGCTGAACAAAACCAGCATTGGCTTTACCCAGCCGCAGCGCTCGGGTGATGAAATGCAGGACATCAAGCGTCACTTCTCGCCAGAGTTCCGCAACCGTCTGGATGCGATTATTGGCTTCAAGCCTTTGTCGCGCGACATTATCCTGCGCGTGGTGGACAAGTTCCTGATGCAGCTGGAAAACCAGTTGCACGAGAAGCGCGTCGAAGTGTCCTTCTCGGACGCCTTGCGCGAGCATCTGGCGGCCAAGGGTTTCGATCCCGCCATGGGTGCCCGCCCCATGCACAGACTTATCCAGGACACCATTCGCCGTGCTCTGGCTGACGAGCTGCTGTTTGGCCGCCTGGTCGATGGTGGTCAGGTCGAGGTTGATCTGGACGAGAATGGCGAGGTGGTACTGGAATATCCTTCTTCGGGACCCGACGAACCCGGCAGCAAGACCTCCTCGCGTCCCGAGCCGGAATTAGTCGACTAA
- a CDS encoding DUF192 domain-containing protein: MQYRTTTTGPARPVFFACLLAAFCISAPAQAKETLPTLTLSLGSKQIQAEVADRDETRAQGLMHRESLAPNHGMLFVFEQTGMPCFWMKNTPLPLDIAFITDEGTITNIEAMQPFDLQSHCPVRPVRYALEMEQGWFKQADKKAGEKITGLPALKP, encoded by the coding sequence ATGCAGTATCGCACGACGACTACGGGGCCTGCGCGCCCTGTTTTTTTTGCCTGTCTTCTGGCCGCGTTTTGTATCAGCGCCCCGGCCCAGGCCAAAGAGACTCTTCCCACCCTGACCCTGAGCCTGGGTTCCAAACAAATTCAGGCTGAAGTGGCCGATCGCGACGAGACTCGTGCTCAAGGTTTGATGCATCGAGAAAGCCTGGCCCCCAATCACGGCATGTTATTTGTATTCGAGCAAACCGGAATGCCTTGCTTCTGGATGAAGAATACGCCCTTGCCGCTGGATATTGCCTTTATTACCGATGAAGGCACGATTACCAATATCGAAGCCATGCAACCCTTTGATCTTCAATCCCACTGCCCGGTGCGACCTGTGCGCTACGCCTTGGAAATGGAACAAGGCTGGTTCAAGCAAGCAGATAAAAAGGCCGGTGAGAAAATCACCGGCCTGCCTGCTCTGAAACCGTAG
- the xseA gene encoding exodeoxyribonuclease VII large subunit: protein MMHYQESRAPAVWTVAQLNRRVSQLLDEHMPVVWVSGEVSNFTQAASGHWYFSIKDDKAAVRAVMFRGRAQTVGFVPRAGERFEFRCSVTLYEARGDFQVQVEGMRRAGLGDLHEAFLRLKSQLQSEGLFEPERKRPIATLPRSIGIITSLAAAALRDVLTAMERRAPHVRIIVYPAPVQGAEAPPRLRQALETAIERAEVDTLLLVRGGGSLEDLWAFNDEGLARLIASSPIPIISGVGHETDFTIADFVADLRAPTPTAAAELACLGRDQLLEQVFARIGALSHGVQRHVDRASLRLDRAVAKLVSPHQRLAQQQQGLDHLTQRLQRVARSVPDAAALRLATLQARLERNIPQLTSRQQNLNMLFQRLEKGLDHALVLRRQRLAAAQQTLQALSPRLIINRGYAIVRDSEGKVVKNALDLKIGERLDVELSRGHVTVDVVRTHDLL, encoded by the coding sequence ATGATGCATTATCAAGAATCTAGAGCACCCGCAGTATGGACCGTGGCGCAGTTGAACCGCCGTGTCAGCCAATTGCTGGACGAGCACATGCCGGTAGTTTGGGTCAGCGGCGAAGTATCCAACTTTACCCAGGCCGCTTCCGGGCATTGGTACTTTTCCATCAAGGACGACAAGGCGGCGGTGCGTGCCGTGATGTTCCGGGGGCGCGCCCAAACCGTGGGCTTTGTGCCGCGTGCAGGCGAGCGCTTCGAGTTTCGCTGCTCGGTGACCTTGTACGAGGCGCGTGGGGATTTTCAAGTTCAGGTTGAGGGCATGCGCCGCGCGGGCCTGGGGGATTTGCATGAAGCATTTTTGCGACTGAAAAGTCAGTTGCAAAGCGAAGGACTGTTCGAGCCGGAACGCAAACGCCCCATTGCCACCTTGCCGCGTAGCATAGGCATCATCACCTCCTTGGCTGCTGCGGCCTTGCGAGATGTGCTGACGGCGATGGAGCGTCGCGCTCCGCATGTGCGCATTATTGTTTACCCCGCCCCGGTCCAGGGTGCTGAAGCGCCACCGCGATTGCGACAAGCGCTGGAAACCGCGATTGAGCGAGCCGAGGTTGATACGCTCTTGCTGGTACGCGGGGGCGGCAGCCTGGAAGATCTCTGGGCGTTTAACGATGAGGGGCTGGCGCGCCTGATCGCCTCCAGTCCTATTCCTATTATTAGTGGGGTGGGACATGAGACGGATTTCACCATTGCCGATTTCGTGGCCGACTTGCGTGCACCTACACCCACGGCAGCAGCCGAACTGGCTTGCCTGGGACGTGATCAATTGCTGGAGCAGGTCTTTGCACGTATAGGGGCTTTGAGCCACGGCGTGCAGCGCCATGTGGACCGGGCCTCTTTGCGTCTGGATCGAGCGGTGGCCAAACTGGTTTCCCCACATCAACGCCTGGCCCAGCAGCAGCAAGGCCTGGATCATCTGACCCAAAGACTGCAACGCGTGGCCCGCAGCGTGCCCGATGCTGCCGCTTTGCGCTTGGCCACATTGCAGGCACGTTTGGAGCGCAACATTCCGCAGTTGACGTCAAGACAGCAAAATCTGAATATGCTTTTCCAGCGGCTGGAAAAAGGTCTGGACCATGCGCTGGTTTTGCGCCGTCAACGCCTGGCTGCGGCTCAGCAAACACTGCAAGCCCTGTCCCCGCGCCTTATCATCAATCGTGGATATGCCATAGTCAGGGATAGCGAGGGGAAAGTTGTAAAAAATGCGTTAGACTTAAAGATTGGTGAACGACTCGATGTCGAGTTGAGTCGCGGTCATGTGACGGTGGATGTGGTGCGCACGCACGATCTGCTTTAG
- the clpS gene encoding ATP-dependent Clp protease adapter ClpS translates to MAIEIDKQGATTVERQSARLAPPPMYQVILLNDDYTPMEFVVNILERVFAKTPEQAEQLMLKVHYEGRAVCGVYPRDIAATKVEIVRQLAQSRQHPLQCVMEPVPDA, encoded by the coding sequence ATGGCCATTGAGATCGATAAGCAAGGCGCCACAACGGTAGAGCGCCAATCCGCGCGGCTTGCCCCACCACCCATGTATCAGGTCATCTTGCTCAATGATGACTACACGCCCATGGAATTTGTGGTGAATATACTGGAGCGGGTATTTGCCAAGACCCCGGAGCAGGCCGAACAGCTTATGCTTAAAGTACATTACGAGGGTCGGGCTGTCTGTGGTGTGTATCCGCGCGATATCGCGGCCACCAAGGTGGAAATTGTGCGACAACTGGCGCAGTCGCGACAGCATCCTTTGCAGTGTGTGATGGAGCCGGTGCCTGATGCTTGA
- a CDS encoding intermembrane transport protein PqiB: MHDPTTNQPDGQTEPAQPRLIPAQRSRFSWIWILPIAAALVGASLVLRNWMLTGPRITISFDSAEGLAVDQTKLRYREVDVGTISDIQVAPDRKGVLVTAQLERDGSEFITQKDTRFWVVRPRLGLSGVSGLGTLLSGVYIGVDAPFEVDKKAQKMNFVGLESPPEVISGRAGKRYVLTASELGSLDLGSPLYYKGIQVGQVSSYELNEEGDGVRVQVFVDAPNDKFVTQGSRFWNVSGVNMSLDSTGFNVRTHSLVSALAGGLAFDQMEGEPTEVAAADTQYELFPTQDRAMAEPDGPAVELRFHFHQSVRGLRPGSKVEFRGLELGQVYDVDLEFDFERKRFFALVKARIYPQRFGHLYERIVETRPDEKDPISALFKPMVERGLRGQLRPASLITGQQYIALEFFDKADEVEFDETAKPLVVPVIAGDFDRLQEQVSDIVTKISAIPFDQIGKNLQSGLTELSQVLKQLDKTTVPQLNGALKSMDAAVQKLGAMLDSDSSFNTSVDQTLNELKRSLRSLRDLSDTLQSQPSAILRGRSPDVLPEPAP; the protein is encoded by the coding sequence GTGCACGATCCCACAACTAATCAGCCTGACGGTCAAACCGAGCCCGCGCAGCCAAGACTGATTCCCGCGCAGCGATCCCGATTCTCCTGGATCTGGATTTTGCCTATCGCCGCTGCTTTGGTGGGGGCGTCGTTGGTACTGCGAAACTGGATGTTGACCGGGCCGCGTATCACGATCAGCTTCGACTCGGCCGAAGGCTTGGCGGTAGACCAGACCAAGCTACGTTACCGCGAAGTGGATGTGGGCACGATTTCCGACATTCAGGTGGCCCCGGACCGTAAGGGAGTCTTGGTGACCGCACAGTTAGAGCGCGATGGCTCTGAATTCATCACACAAAAAGACACGCGCTTTTGGGTGGTGCGTCCACGTTTGGGCTTAAGTGGTGTGTCGGGATTGGGGACCTTGCTCTCGGGTGTGTATATCGGTGTAGACGCGCCTTTTGAAGTGGACAAAAAGGCGCAGAAAATGAACTTTGTGGGTCTGGAAAGCCCACCCGAAGTGATTAGTGGCCGTGCCGGCAAACGCTATGTGCTGACCGCATCGGAACTGGGTTCGCTGGATCTGGGCTCCCCCCTGTACTACAAAGGTATTCAGGTTGGGCAGGTCAGCAGCTACGAGCTGAACGAAGAAGGTGATGGGGTGCGTGTACAGGTGTTTGTGGATGCACCCAATGATAAATTCGTGACCCAGGGTTCGCGCTTTTGGAACGTCAGTGGTGTAAATATGTCTCTGGATTCCACGGGTTTCAATGTCCGTACGCACTCCTTGGTTTCTGCTTTGGCAGGCGGTCTGGCTTTTGATCAGATGGAAGGCGAGCCTACGGAAGTAGCAGCAGCAGATACCCAATACGAGCTCTTCCCTACACAAGATCGTGCCATGGCCGAGCCGGACGGCCCGGCGGTGGAGCTGCGCTTTCATTTCCATCAGTCTGTACGCGGTTTGAGGCCGGGTTCCAAGGTTGAATTCCGGGGCCTGGAACTGGGCCAGGTCTACGACGTGGATCTGGAGTTCGACTTTGAGCGCAAACGCTTTTTCGCTTTAGTAAAAGCGCGTATTTATCCGCAACGCTTCGGTCACCTGTACGAGCGGATTGTAGAAACTCGACCAGACGAAAAAGACCCGATAAGTGCTTTGTTTAAACCGATGGTTGAACGTGGGTTGCGGGGCCAGTTGCGTCCTGCCAGCCTGATTACCGGTCAGCAGTACATTGCCCTGGAGTTTTTCGATAAGGCCGATGAGGTCGAGTTCGATGAGACGGCCAAACCCTTGGTGGTGCCCGTGATCGCCGGTGATTTTGATCGCTTGCAAGAGCAGGTCAGCGACATTGTCACGAAGATTTCAGCGATTCCGTTCGATCAGATTGGCAAGAATCTGCAAAGCGGGCTGACGGAGTTGAGCCAGGTGCTCAAGCAACTGGACAAGACGACGGTGCCGCAATTGAATGGGGCTCTCAAATCCATGGATGCAGCAGTTCAGAAACTGGGCGCCATGCTGGACTCGGACTCTTCCTTCAATACCTCGGTGGATCAAACCTTGAACGAGCTGAAACGCTCCTTGCGATCCCTGCGTGATTTAAGTGATACCTTGCAAAGCCAGCCCTCGGCAATATTGCGAGGTCGTTCTCCTGACGTACTGCCGGAGCCTGCGCCATGA
- a CDS encoding cold-shock protein yields MSETTTTAGTGDNQKLSGTVKWFNDAKGFGFITPDNGGEDLFAHFSSIQMNGFKTLKEGQKVLYEVAQGPKGKQALNITSP; encoded by the coding sequence ATGTCGGAAACTACCACCACCGCAGGCACTGGAGACAATCAAAAACTATCCGGGACCGTTAAGTGGTTCAATGATGCCAAAGGCTTTGGGTTTATTACACCCGATAACGGCGGCGAAGATCTCTTCGCTCATTTTTCATCCATTCAGATGAACGGGTTCAAGACTTTGAAAGAAGGCCAGAAAGTTCTGTATGAAGTTGCCCAAGGCCCTAAAGGCAAGCAGGCACTTAATATTACTTCGCCTTAA
- a CDS encoding paraquat-inducible protein A, with the protein MRASRPLIVCTHCDTVHERVPVPGAGLARCVRCDTELYRHSRFSPREWQALVLAVFILFLIANLFPVVYLSMAGKTVSPTFPKALLLIWQQGYWGLSVMAGLVGFWLPLFQLIFQFWALGLIAREKPLPGDFGIGLRVLSHLEHWSMTAVLFLGLIVAIVKFAGIGHLTVAPGLYAFFALTFLLTGLSRITAARLWRWAEDRELVPVATRQVLNAHPDWSACTYCGFVQASQNTRCHRCAAPVHKRKPNSRRRVAALVLTACVFYIPANVLPVMELRSIMGTSAHTILGGVIQLWQLGSWDLALIVFIASIVVPITKLLALVVLLVGRRWRGNGVQRQRNRIYDMVELIGQWSMLDVFVVVLMAALANFPGLSQIIPGAGALSFGMVVVLTMLAALSYDPRQGWDQDTDEEQTIEPQTKLSSPASQATS; encoded by the coding sequence GTGAGGGCATCGCGCCCCTTAATCGTCTGTACGCACTGTGACACCGTACACGAGCGAGTCCCCGTTCCAGGAGCGGGGCTCGCGCGTTGTGTACGTTGCGATACCGAACTTTACCGCCACAGCCGCTTTTCGCCACGTGAATGGCAAGCGCTGGTTCTGGCGGTTTTCATCCTTTTCCTGATTGCCAATCTGTTTCCCGTTGTCTATCTAAGCATGGCGGGTAAAACAGTATCGCCCACGTTTCCCAAAGCCTTGTTGCTGATCTGGCAGCAGGGGTACTGGGGCCTGTCCGTGATGGCGGGTTTGGTCGGTTTCTGGCTGCCGCTGTTCCAACTGATCTTCCAGTTCTGGGCCTTGGGTTTGATTGCCCGTGAAAAGCCCTTGCCGGGCGATTTTGGCATCGGTCTGCGTGTTCTGAGTCATCTGGAGCATTGGTCCATGACGGCCGTACTGTTCCTGGGCTTGATTGTGGCGATTGTGAAGTTTGCCGGAATTGGGCATTTGACTGTGGCACCAGGGTTGTACGCATTTTTTGCGCTGACGTTCCTGTTGACGGGCCTGAGCCGTATTACCGCAGCTCGTCTTTGGCGCTGGGCGGAGGATCGTGAGCTGGTTCCAGTTGCCACGCGCCAGGTCTTGAACGCGCATCCGGACTGGAGCGCCTGCACCTATTGCGGCTTTGTTCAAGCCAGCCAGAATACACGCTGTCATCGCTGTGCAGCCCCTGTCCACAAACGCAAACCCAATAGCCGCAGGCGGGTTGCCGCCCTGGTGCTGACGGCCTGTGTCTTTTATATTCCCGCCAATGTCTTGCCGGTGATGGAGCTGCGCAGCATTATGGGTACGAGTGCCCATACGATTTTGGGTGGGGTGATTCAGCTTTGGCAACTGGGCTCCTGGGACCTGGCCTTGATCGTGTTTATCGCCAGTATTGTCGTCCCCATTACCAAGCTCCTGGCTTTGGTGGTTCTGCTGGTGGGGCGTCGTTGGCGGGGCAATGGTGTACAGCGTCAACGTAACCGTATTTACGATATGGTCGAGCTGATTGGGCAATGGTCCATGCTGGACGTATTCGTGGTGGTCCTGATGGCAGCGCTGGCCAACTTCCCCGGACTGTCACAAATTATTCCTGGGGCAGGGGCCTTGAGCTTTGGCATGGTCGTGGTCTTGACCATGCTGGCCGCACTTAGCTACGACCCGCGTCAGGGCTGGGACCAGGACACCGACGAAGAACAAACAATAGAACCGCAAACCAAGCTGTCTTCGCCTGCATCACAGGCGACTTCCTGA